From the genome of Etheostoma cragini isolate CJK2018 chromosome 23, CSU_Ecrag_1.0, whole genome shotgun sequence:
GAGCTCAGCTGACCAAACAGGTGAGCTGTCCGCTCgcagctgcacacacacgcacacacacaaatcatgaATGATCAGGGTTTCACCACGTGAaatttaagaccattatgaatgaaatttaagacctatatcatgacataaaaaaaaaggtcagatgTCAAGAGTCCAGAAACATTAGCTGTGTTCCGAACCGTTCCCTCATTCACTTACTCACTATTCTCTATGTAGCTGttattaaatagtgaactatTGTATATGGGGGACGACCAAACCAGATTTCAGACACTTACTGAGAACACATTGTTGCGTGACTTGCGTCAGAAGACGCGCCTGTGTTCTGTCGGAACgtcatgtaaataaaccaaaacaaaattacTTCTTATACGTCCCTGAAACAGACTTAGCAAACAGGAGTCggtgtgttgtattttaaatttccaCTGTTTAGAAAACGAAAGTCTGCTtcgtttttcttttacagttttcacCGTGACTTttgcttcttctcctcctctgggGAAACGAGGCTGCGTTACATCGTAGTATACAGGAGTAAAATGTAAGGTACATTGTATGTACACTCAAATtagcaatgcattgtgggtattttacaGTGGATTATACAGTGAATGAAATCAAGCGCGGAGAATTTGATCTATTTCCGTGATAGGGAACGGTCTGGAACACGGCTATTGCCAGAAACAATTCATCAATTTCCTCATTGGGATTATAGAACTAGATTGGCAGCAATATAGGTTACATGGTGGTCTCATTTGAAGTCCTAATACAGGGAATTATATTTGGAATGTCgacagaaagaactacaacaccacagaataaaaaattaaaaaaacaactaaattgcTGCGGGAACATTTCAATGAGTGTTGAATGGCCGTAGGGAAATTAAGAGCCTAAGAATTTAAGACTTATTACTGCCtacaattttgattttgaaatgtttgccTGTTTAAGACCCTGTATGATTGGGCCTGTTATAGTCCTGCACTGCGGTACAACAGAGCTCGGTTACCTGATGGCAGGAAGCTGCTTCGTAGAAGAGGAGTCGGACGAGGCACTGCACCTCCCTCTGAAGAGCGTGTCTAACAACAGAGTGGACCTCTGGACAACAGGGTTGAGAGgcagcacacgcacacacacacagacacacacacacacacgcacacacgcatacgcGTTATGGAAGTGCAATGCTTCAGTCTTATAAAGGATTAGACAGGTGATTTACTActttttattgtcaacaaatcccatgaagaCCAAATTTAAGACAGAATTTCCCTTTAGGGATCTGTAAAGTATTTCAGATTTCTGATTTTAAATCTCAACAATGAATTGACCCTACGCACAAGTATTGTCTGAGCATCCAAATCCTGATgtatcttcttcctctgtgccacagAGTTCAATTGTTATccataaactgttaaaaacacattattgagccacactgttgcactacttacatgttccttcattatcatgaacacaaacaatccCACATACACCATCCTGCTGCCAAGGATACTCACTAAAGCACCATATGTGGATTAGTCTGCGGCTGAAAATAGTCTCCAACAAATGCTGTTTGAGTAGTGTCTGCTTAAAACTACAGGGACCAGCTGTTTAAGGACATCACTGAGCCtttctaaaaaaatgtaaaaacagtaagctgttttttaaagattgtagGAACCACTCTAGACTGAGAGCTAAGACAAAGGTCAGCAAGTGGGAAAGTGCTGAGAGATGGACTAatacattgttggttttggtcttttcatgggaattgttggaaataagaaaaacgtaGAATTACACCAGACTTTTTCTTGTCTCCATCGTCACTCACAATAATAAAGCTGTTCCATGAGCTCTGTATTCGGAGGTAAAGTCTGGACGTGTGTGATATTGCGTAAAGATGCAGctcagcctctctctcctctccgcTGTTCGCACAGTCTCTTCTCAACAGGCGAGAAAGAACTGAACCAATCCTTCTCTGCAGCTGGAACATCACATTATCAACACGTAATGGGGGTGTCATCGTCTGTGCCATTTGTATCTCTAAATGATTCAAaccaaaaggagagaaaggggctTAACACAGTCTGTACCTGGCCAGTGTCAGGGAGGTTCAGTCTGTGGTTGGAGGATGACGGAGAAGAGGTGGGAGAGCCGGTGGGTGAGTAGAGGGAGGGTGTGGTGGACACAGACTGAGTGGGAGGGTGTGGGACCCTCAGGAGGCCCAGAGTCTCCGGGTTTGGACAGGAGGCAGAACGTGTGGGTGGTAACATGTAAACCTCCTCTCCACTGGGACTGCTGATAAACAGGGAGGGGGAAAAGGAACGAGATGGATGAGATTAGGGCTGCATGAAGAAAATATGTCATAATGATATTACATGCTATGttacagatattaaagtgtactcctTTCTACTATGttacagatattaaagtgtactcattTCTGTTACgtaacagatattaaagtgacCTCCTTTCTACTATGttacagatattaaagtgtactcattTCTGTTAGgtaacagatattaaagtgacctcatttctgcctttctgttgcttttcgcaatctgctaaaatacaactaATTGCTTGCTGAATTTATTCTAATTAACATTCTCATATTGAACACATTTAATATAAAACGAAAGATTGTTACAATTTAAGtgtagttttctactgatactCTATTTCAACTAAccccaaaaattaaaatttctCGTTAACTTTATTGCACATGTGCGTGGTATCAAATATTGggataatgataaaaaatgagTTACTGCCATGATCAGCACCTACGTTGTTGTTGGTTTTCACCAGCCAGCTTGTGCTGATTCTAAAGGGGGATTTTCCAGAAGGTGCTGattttaaaaggtcccatgacatggtgctctttggattcttttatgtacaccttagttgtcccctaatactgtatctgaagtctcttttatatagaccttagtggtcccctaatactgtatctgaagtctcttttatatagaccttagttgtcccataatactgtatctgaagtctcttttatatagaccttagtggtccctaatactgtatctgaagtctcttttatatagaccttagtggtccctgatactgtatctgaagtctcttttatatagaccgtagtggtcccctaatactgtatctgaagtctcttttatatagaccgtagtggtcccctaatactgtatctggagtctgtTTTAGGAATTTAAGACACAACCAAATAaaactggacaaaaaaaacaataaattaaaaggtctgatgatgataaatgtttaaaatgccaTCCATTTGAAGgttcagcttcttaaatgtgaagcTTTCCAGTTTGTTTAGCCACACAAGTTAGTGAATATTAATACTAAATATCTGttgtttgacaaaacaatcgATTTGAACATGAGGGCTCTGGGAACTTTTGATATGCATGTCTGGCTGTTTTCTAATATCCAAAAATAATCATCTGCAAATTAGTTGATAATGATATATctggaaacaaataaatacattttggatcTCAGTCAAAGACAGAAATAGAATTCAGGTTGTCGATCGTGGTACTTTATAATTGCTCAGTGAACAATGACAGTGAGAAGCAGGGGAACCGAGGTGAAACACGTCTCTCCTTATTAAATAAGTCACGAGCTACCTGAGACACTGAAGAGGATCATTACAGAGTCAGGAAAGTGAGGCAGCCTTCAATTAACACAGCCAAAAGAGATTTAACTTTCTGTGACATGTTTTGGCATTTCAGTGAGGACACTAGTCTctcaccgcacacacacacacacatacaggcaggTATTTAAGCCCCTAAACTTTAACTCTCCTTCTCTCTTGTTGTCCTGCAGACAAAAATAGCTGTAAAGGTTTTATAGCTTAAAGAGTTTGTCCGTCTCCATGACTACCAGACAGAAGGTAGTTTTGGCAGTCTGCAGATGATCTGCATcggcgttttatttgcctgattaCCGATAAAgttgattatttaaaaagtgtgctactttggttcggctacagctctgtgtctgtccgtctgcttcggtttcactcaccactgagtcggACTTAATGTCCCCAGCCTTGAAAGACCAGCGTGGGTCGAGCCCTAATCTGTACGGCACACTTTGGACACACAGGAGGGGTAAAACTAATAAACTAGACACAAAACGTTGAAGGGCAGGGCAGCTGAAAGTCTAAAGCGTCAACTGACTGAAGAATAATTTTGActaaaaatattgattgatgGAAAGAAACTCTCATTTAGCATTTGGTTCCCAGCAGAGTTCAGGCAAACAAGATCTTAGTCAGTggactgatcatttatttcaaaCCACCTTTAAAGTCAGCAGGAGGCGAGTGTTTGATATTCAgttgaaaagtaaaagcaaccagtcagtcagtgtgtgtgtgtgtgcgtgtttgtgtgtgtgtgcgtgtgtgtgtaatgctcACCTGTGTTCGGGATATCCTGTCGGGGAAATAAAGGACACAGGAAGGTTAGAGTTACACTTAAAAGGTCTCAAGGGAAACTTGTGAGCACATGAGCTCCACTGCTGTTATTCGTTACAGATGTTCATATTATTAGAAGTAACTCATATTTTAACCACTGTGACTGCTTACGATATCACCCGACACTTCAACTacgtacaacacacacacacacacacacacacttcgaCTATCTCCGGAGCTTTatcccttgtgtggtgttcatatttttgtcacACAGCCCATGTTCCCAGGTCTGGTGGACCCGCCTCgttattaggcttttaaatcaatacagccatGACAATTTATGCAAAAACACTtaacagatgtttactttagctaGTTACCAATGATATATACATCATTTATGGTTCACATTTGCcatttacccctgtgagatcacatttattATCATATGATCAAAAGTCAAttgtaaaaaagattttaaaaacataaacaactttGTGTGGAAATAGCGGGTGCAGAAAGACACCATAGTTACATAGCACCTACTGGGGTCCAGTAGACCTGAACACCTCTTATGTAATTATGATAGCATTAtgtcattgttaatgttatcTAGTACCTTGCAGGTCgtcattttttcattaaatcagCAATGCAAGGCACTGGCTGGGCCCAACTTTGGAGTTCAGCGTGCATCTTGCTCTAAGACACTACAAAATATGACAGGAGGAACCAGCAACCCTGAGATTGTGGTGGAATTTTACAGAAACACCATGTTGTGGTAAGATGAGACAAAGGGAAAGCTTGGTCTACTTTAGGTCCTTCATAGGTCACAGGTCAGGGGAAGAGAACATTGGGCCAGTCTAAGAAACCTTTTcatgtatgaatatgtgtaaTCAGTGTAGGCCTACAACCTTTTTTACCTCCTAAGCCACTGTCTCAACGTACATGTAAACGTTGGACCATACGGGAATCCTAGCAACAACCTTGTCATTATTAGCCCAATTTACAGACCCAACGTACTGATGTACATAACTAAAACTGCAATACATGTGTCACTGTCCTTTTTCTTACAACTGCACATTATTTGTTACGTGGACAGTAACATTTACTTGTAAACTcttttagtttgacattttcaaacaacttttcaccttctagtgtgtgtgttattgttgggTAAAGGCTTGGTCTGCGAGGTGGAAGTCCCACCCTCCTGTCTCTTCTCAGCCAATCCCGGCCCCTGGCTGCAGGCTTCTCAGTGATGTAGGTGACTCGAATGTGCTGGCAGAGTTCCCGGTCTTTCCCACGGAGGAAATCTGGGAGGTCATTGACCTTAAAGAGAAAAAATGGATGAAACCGAGATGAAGATCTGTAAGAATGTACAGCGTCTCATGACATTAATCCAAAAACTcatcagttatttatttagttttagatttcacttcattttttggcatcaacaaaatacacaaaataggCAGGTTTAGGAAGTATCAATATACATCAAaggttaaatatataaataaattagatgTGATATGCACTTGCATTTGAAAATGTCCTATTGATATCTGGTAATTATAATCGATagtttttgacattctatacaattctcttttttttttttaatttaatattaacCGAGAATGATATCATCTTAGTCCCAGTCTTAGACAGTGAATATTTTTCTGTCAAGccactaatcgattaatcgatttCATTCAGTTGTAGGCTAGTCACAGTGTTGAAGCAGCTTCACCTGAAACAGTAGAATGGGACTTTGGAAACTCACCAGCTCGATGTCCTGCACGTCTCTGAAGCAGAAGGCTTCAGTGAGCGTGCGCGGTGGGTACTCTGTTAGGTACACGCGCTCGTCGCTCAGCACCACGTGCATGTACACCTTATTGATGGTCTCCGATTTCACCACGCACGGTTCATAGGCTCGGATCCGCTCGTACACCATCCGCTCCATGTTCCGCTTCAGGAACGAGTCCAGTTTAATATTTCTGCGGGAAAGGAGGGCACCGGAGCCGGTCCGAGCCATGACGGTACCGGCGGAGCAGTTAAAGACAAGTTAGTGACGCTGAGCTCCACTTTGGCGCCGGGCCGGTGATCCGGGCTCGCTTTCTAACCGTTAGGTTAAGACTTTACGTAGATAGAAAGTACTGAGCAGGTGCCGTTGCTCCTTCTGTCCCGTTAACGTGCACTGAGCAGGTAAACTGCCGCTGTCTCGCTTCATCAGCGAACAcggctctctgattggtccgtGCAGTGAGCAGGGACGCTGCTGATTGGCTAGgagataaataaacataaatacttTGAAAACAATTCGGAGCGCTTCTTTTAGAGCCTCTTTACACCGGAATacatggatttaaaaatgttttattttttgtttatctaCTTGAAGGTCTACATGCCAGGTatgaaatagataaataaaatgtctaatTTCTTGCTctcagtttagtttagtttaatagtttatttgaacatgtaaaaaaacaacaacattaaaataaaagattcatatacatgcattcatgcatacatatataatttaaatgGCAGATAAATAAGGCcatgtacttctcagcacagtcttccaaaattgaaagtcatttttaacaaacaaaaacatttctatgttcaaaaggagtaggaagaagttgatAAACCACTTATCAGGTccgaccccctttctctacttttatcctttagtaaatCTTCACTTATTTAAgcatcatagacacagatgcatacatacacaaacacatttacacttttttttttaagtttttgtttcttttcttccctttttcttctttctacaccatctatctatctatagcagattaaataacatttccatactagacttagtatATAGCTATATAAGTATATAGATATtactatatagatatattagtatatagacATACTAGTATACAGACATATACTATTatataaattaacatttcaagGAAATGGTTATTTGAAAGGTAGTTAATGAACATATTTACTTTTACAagattaaaggcagaaaaagtAGGCGTTTTGTGCAATACTGACCATTTAAAACTCAGTCCATCCAAACTGCAAAGTACAACAAATGCGGGTAAACATTAAATTACTAATAAAAATGCTGTTTATCATTATTCATAGATTTTCCTGTAAGTAATCTAACAAAGTAGAAATATACTGGAATCACCCAGGGATCTAAAACCTAGAGCTAAGCTCTAGAAAGACATAATCATGAGAACATTTCCACCAGATACCAGTCAAGTAATATTGTAATTAACTAATTTCCCATAATCATATGAAATCTTACATAAATATCAACCATGAACATATGAGCACAAAGTGGACTCTAAACTACAGGTAGCCTACatcattgatgtttttttgcaaaaccaGTTCATATGTATCTTTTAGGATAATGCA
Proteins encoded in this window:
- the c23h12orf56 gene encoding uncharacterized protein C12orf56 homolog isoform X2, whose protein sequence is MARTGSGALLSRRNIKLDSFLKRNMERMVYERIRAYEPCVVKSETINKVYMHVVLSDERVYLTEYPPRTLTEAFCFRDVQDIELVNDLPDFLRGKDRELCQHIRVTYITEKPAARGRDWLRRDRRVGLPPRRPSLYPTITHTLEGYPEHSPSGEEVYMLPPTRSASCPNPETLGLLRVPHPPTQSVSTTPSLYSPTGSPTSSPSSSNHRLNLPDTGQLQRRIGSVLSRLLRRDCANSGEEREAELHLYAISHTSRLYLRIQSSWNSFIIRSTLLLDTLFRGRCSASSDSSSTKQLPAISCERTAHLFGQLSSELLQEGIGVERLYLLLQELRTAAHHNIALRRLFWKTSEVCVFLVQTLEESLHGCQSLSGIHTEDQLLLSTLVVQTLAVMFRETDVEPARLNLLSAKKGSLTSRMLLALICDAELQTQNLADCEVSCSLLTLILLFIESVVNVSLLRQLQALLAEYLDAACSLLFEILLSGHEASRCSSADNFLSVGWILGVLQPHPHLLSFISYQAQQVVLVLSDGQESFLSPFQSVLLFQRCRLLLACLQSNSQLAQHLQIHFREEFRYSVKLVCAQEKLPPHYPISRPTLRLLQQILTLFCTDNHTQRHMHLQLKTGL
- the c23h12orf56 gene encoding uncharacterized protein C12orf56 homolog isoform X4, producing the protein MARTGSGALLSRRNIKLDSFLKRNMERMVYERIRAYEPCVVKSETINKVYMHVVLSDERVYLTEYPPRTLTEAFCFRDVQDIELVNDLPDFLRGKDRELCQHIRVTYITEKPAARGRDWLRRDRRVGLPPRRPSLYPTITHTLEGYPEHSSPSGEEVYMLPPTRSASCPNPETLGLLRVPHPPTQSVSTTPSLYSPTGSPTSSPSSSNHRLNLPDTGQLQRRIGSVLSRLLRRDCANSGEEREAELHLYAISHTSRLYLRIQSSWNSFIIRSTLLLDTLFRGRCSASSDSSSTKQLPAISCERTAHLFGQLSSELLQEGIGVERLYLLLQELRTAAHHNIALRRLFWKTSEVCVFLVQTLEESLHGCQSLSGIHTEDQLLLSTLVVQTLAVMFRETDVEPARLNLLSAKKGSLTSRMLLALICDAELQTQNLADCEALLAEYLDAACSLLFEILLSGHEASRCSSADNFLSVGWILGVLQPHPHLLSFISYQAQQVVLVLSDGQESFLSPFQSVLLFQRCRLLLACLQSNSQLAQHLQIHFREEFRYSVKLVCAQEKLPPHYPISRPTLRLLQQILTLFCTDNHTQRHMHLQLKTGL
- the c23h12orf56 gene encoding uncharacterized protein C12orf56 homolog isoform X3, coding for MARTGSGALLSRRNIKLDSFLKRNMERMVYERIRAYEPCVVKSETINKVYMHVVLSDERVYLTEYPPRTLTEAFCFRDVQDIELVNDLPDFLRGKDRELCQHIRVTYITEKPAARGRDWLRRDRRVGLPPRRPSLYPTITHTLEGYPEHSSPSGEEVYMLPPTRSASCPNPETLGLLRVPHPPTQSVSTTPSLYSPTGSPTSSPSSSNHRLNLPDTGQLQRRIGSVLSRLLRRDCANSGEEREAELHLYAISHTSRLYLRIQSSWNSFIIRSTLLLDTLFRGRCSASSDSSSTKQLPAISCERTAHLFGQLSSELLQEGIGVERLYLLLQELRTAAHHNIALRRLFWKTSEVCVFLVQTLEESLHGCQSLSGIHTEDQLLLSTLVVQTLAVMFRETDVEPARLNLLSAKKGSLTSRMLLALICDAELQTQNLADCELQALLAEYLDAACSLLFEILLSGHEASRCSSADNFLSVGWILGVLQPHPHLLSFISYQAQQVVLVLSDGQESFLSPFQSVLLFQRCRLLLACLQSNSQLAQHLQIHFREEFRYSVKLVCAQEKLPPHYPISRPTLRLLQQILTLFCTDNHTQRHMHLQLKTGL
- the c23h12orf56 gene encoding uncharacterized protein C12orf56 homolog isoform X1, with protein sequence MARTGSGALLSRRNIKLDSFLKRNMERMVYERIRAYEPCVVKSETINKVYMHVVLSDERVYLTEYPPRTLTEAFCFRDVQDIELVNDLPDFLRGKDRELCQHIRVTYITEKPAARGRDWLRRDRRVGLPPRRPSLYPTITHTLEGYPEHSSPSGEEVYMLPPTRSASCPNPETLGLLRVPHPPTQSVSTTPSLYSPTGSPTSSPSSSNHRLNLPDTGQLQRRIGSVLSRLLRRDCANSGEEREAELHLYAISHTSRLYLRIQSSWNSFIIRSTLLLDTLFRGRCSASSDSSSTKQLPAISCERTAHLFGQLSSELLQEGIGVERLYLLLQELRTAAHHNIALRRLFWKTSEVCVFLVQTLEESLHGCQSLSGIHTEDQLLLSTLVVQTLAVMFRETDVEPARLNLLSAKKGSLTSRMLLALICDAELQTQNLADCEVSCSLLTLILLFIESVVNVSLLRQLQALLAEYLDAACSLLFEILLSGHEASRCSSADNFLSVGWILGVLQPHPHLLSFISYQAQQVVLVLSDGQESFLSPFQSVLLFQRCRLLLACLQSNSQLAQHLQIHFREEFRYSVKLVCAQEKLPPHYPISRPTLRLLQQILTLFCTDNHTQRHMHLQLKTGL